From the Quercus lobata isolate SW786 chromosome 6, ValleyOak3.0 Primary Assembly, whole genome shotgun sequence genome, one window contains:
- the LOC115993534 gene encoding uncharacterized protein LOC115993534 translates to MDSCSKSLLDSVSPFNCLIFDLDDTLYSTKVGISESLRKNIDDFLVEKCGFPESRASTIRVELFKKYGSSLAGLRALGYDIDADDYHSFVHGRLPYDLIKPDSQLRNLLRSITQRKIIFTNSDRTHAIKVLDRLGLKDCFEQILCFETMNPNLPNSTRPDEFPVLLKPSMDAMKIALDVADVDPRRTLFLDDNVKNVAAGKALGLRTVLVGKTVKSKEADYALENVNNLAQVIPEIWVHGMDGGDQRISRSKSEIESILAITAVVA, encoded by the exons ATGGATTCCTGCAGCAAATCCCTTCTTGATTCTGTTTCTCCTTTTAACTGCCTTATCTTTG ATTTGGATGACACTTTGTACTCTACCAAAGTTGGAATTTCCGAATCACTCAGGAAAAACATCGATG ATTTTCTTGTTGAGAAATGTGGATTCCCAGAAAGCAGGGCCTCAACTATCCGTGTTGAGCTTTTCAAAAAATACGGCAGCTCCCTTGCTGGTTTGAGG GCATTAGGCTATGACATCGATGCCGATGATTATCACAG TTTCGTACACGGAAGATTACCGTACGATTTGATCAAGCCAGATTCTCAGCTACGCAACCTCTTGCGTAGCATTACTCAAAGAAAAATC ATTTTCACGAATTCGGACAGGACCCACGCGATTAAGGTGTTGGATCGGCTTGGTTTAAAGGATTGCTTTGAGCAAATACTATGTTTCGAGACCATGAACCCGAACCTGCCAAATTCGACCCGACCCGATGAGTTCCCCGTGCTTCTCAAGCCGTCGATGGACGCCATGAAAATCGCGCTTGACGTTGCAGACGTTGATCCTCGTAGAACG TTGTTTCTCGATGACAACGTGAAGAACGTCGCTGCTGGGAAAGCTTTGGGTCTCCGAACTGTTCTG gtCGGGAAGACAGTGAAAAGCAAAGAAGCCGATTATGCATTGGAGAATGTCAACAACCTGGCTCAAGTAATTCCGGAAATATGGGTCCACGGAATGGATGGTGGTGATCAAAGGATCAGCCGTTCCAAAAGCGAAATCGAGTCCATTCTGGCGATCACAGCCGTTGTTGCTTAA